Genomic DNA from Cucumis melo cultivar AY chromosome 10, USDA_Cmelo_AY_1.0, whole genome shotgun sequence:
AATGTTATCAACTGAAGGACTTGTTATGACTTGACAATCATACCGCCATGGCACTGCTTTTAGATCCTCAAATTTGAAAGGACACGGCACTTGGATCGTGAGTTTTTTAGGATTGTAGAAGGTTGACTCATTACGACTTTTTTGATAAAAAACTGCCAAAGGTCTTGGTACAAAGGAATCTTCCTTTTCTAAAACTTCATCCATTAAAGAACATATTTTACTATCTCTCTTCTCGTCTTTTTCTTGTCCTCTATATACCGTAAGTATCTTTGAATCCATAAGTTGTTGTATTTTGGATCTAAATTTTTGGCACTGTTGGACAACGTGGCCTGCAACTCCTTGATGGAATATACAATGTTTGCTTTCATCATACTTTTCATATCTTATGTTGGGGTCTAGATATTCCCGACTAACATATTCTGCTTCAAAAAGACCTTCAAAAAGTGCTTCCGTAGGCATCACTATCTCATGGACTTCATTTTTGCACTTTTCAACAAGGTCATCCACAGGGTTCACTTTTGGATTTTCATGATTAGGCAGTGGATTTTCATTGATATTCGGCTTCTCACCAGATTTTTTAAAGCTCAACCATCCAGTATTAATTAGAGATTGCACCTTTCTTTTCAAAGCCAAACAATTTTCAGTTGAGTGTCCTGCTCCTCTAGCATGATAATCACATCGAGCATTTGAATCATACCATTTTGGGTAAGGAGGTTGTATAGGAATCATTGAAATAGGAGCTAATTGTCGATTTTGAATTAGCTGAGGTAAAAGCTCTGTATAAGTCATGGGAATTGGATCAAATCGCCATGTATCTGAATTGGTCTTGCTACCTTGACCTTGTACAAATGGTCGAAGAGAATTTGAGTTAACGGGTTTTGGAGTTTCAGAGACAGTATGGGGTAGTACATAGCTATTATAAGAGACATGAGAAACATTGCTTATATATGACAAAAAGTTTTGCTCATATTTTCTCTGatcaaaaattgatttgtgcTTCCCTGAATTAGTAAAACCAATTGCATGAACCtatccttctttcttcttagaTATTGTTCCTTTCTTTATTCCACCATATTCAGTTGAAGCCTCTGCTAACCTCCAGTGTTTTATcccatattcaattctttcgcCAATAACAATAATGTCAAAAAAAATTGGTGATGCATTACCAACCATTCGATCATAGAATGGAGCCCACAAGGTATTCATAAACATAGATGTCATTTCTTTGTCTGTTAACGGTGGCTGAACCTCGATACCCATATCTCTCCATCGTTGAGCATATTCTTTGAAGCTTTCCAAACACTTCTTCTCCATCTGTTGCAAGTCTAAATGGTCTGTAGCCATATCAATGTTGTGTTTGTATTGCTTTAGAAATGCATCAGCTAAGTCCTTCCAAACATGAATGTGTGCATTATCTAATTGAATATATCATCGACTAGTTGGACCAGTCAAGCTATCCTGAAAGCAATGGACTAGCAATTTACCATTATTAATATGCGTCGCCATCTTTCTACAGTACATTAAAAGATGACTCCTTGGACACGATGATCCATCATATTTATCAAATTCAAGAACTTTAAACTTTGTTAGAATGATCAAGCTTGGCACCAAGCACAATTGTGTTGCATCTATATTTCCATAGACATCACTCCCTTCAATTGCTCgcaacctttcttccaaaacatCTAGCTTTTGCTTAGCCGGAGTGTTCTCGTTTTGTCCCATGTCTTGAATTTTAGCTTGAGCTTCCAAATGTTCTATACCTGGGACAATGGGTGGAACAGCATACAGCGAATTCGTAGCAACATAGTGTTGAGTGGTTTGAGACTGCGAAACATTCATGTGGCATGGAGTGAATCCTGGAGGATAAATGGGATCATCTGTGTATTGAACTAGATTGCTTGATTGTGTTGTATCTACAACGACTTTTCCATTCCCCATTAAAAGCCATTTCAGTATTTTTCAAACTTATTTTCCAAGATTATTAATATCTTGTCTCATTTTATCCATGTCCTTATCTTGTTCTTGCATGATTCGGCTTTTATACCTAGTATTGTAAGGATGACGAATTGGAGTAGGGCGAGctatattttccttttattaaaaacgtatataaaaaaataaaaaaaataaaaaaaaaagttgaagtaAAAGATCAGAAGAGGGGAAAGAGAGAGatataagagaaaaaaaaaaaaaagaaatcttagtatataaaattcaaacaacaataataaaatcaaacaaaCATAATGTAAGCTTGACAGAATAAAAGAAATCAAACTGAAActagaaacaaacaaaacataatGAACATCACTCctatagcaaaatgaacaattaatgaaaacgACAAAAATGTCTGAGTTCTCTGCATATCATCTTCAAGAATCTATTTAGATCATCTGCATGAGGTTGCATTGGAAAAAATTAACCCTCAAATCACCTGCCCATTCTGCAAAACCATTTGCTCTTTTGGACACCATTCTAAGAAATTCAATCGTCTGATCTACACATTCCACTGGTACTTGGAAATCTCACGTTTATAGATCATAATCAACCTTCAGTTGCACGTAATCCATCTTCAATGACTCATATTCTTGCATTATCCTCTTACTTGAATTTTGAAATGCAGTAAGTTGATAGTGTAAGAAATCGGCATAATTTTTCAGTATCTCATACTATTCAGAGCGCTCGACCATCTTCAGATGTAGGCTATCAACAGTTTGACACAAAGAATGATTGTGTGCTTCCAAATCCATTATCTATGTTTCTTGTTTTCCAATTGATGTATTCAAATCATTTACAAGCTCAAGAAAATATTCCTTCCCACTTTctaaatctttaatatattcatCTTGCGACCCCACTGTTGCTTGTAATGttgtcttttcatttttcaaacttCTATTTGCTATATTCATTCGCCTCATCTCCTTATCTAACGTCTCAAGATTCTTTTCTAACTTATCttgattttttaagaaactCTTAGTCTTTTCGAGTTCGTTGTGAAAATAAGTCGTATGATCCATCCATTAACTTGTCTCTTTACGAAGTTTCTCGTTCTCTTGCTCTAACAGTCGATTTTTCTCTTCTAGTTCTATGCTCTTCTCAATCCACTGATTTGGTTGTTTGAAGCTTGTCTCTTTTCGCCTTTCAACTACCTCACTTGAGATATCTATTATATTCTTCCTTTTGTTTGCTTGCAATGCCTCGTACCCACTAGTAACTCCTTCGTAATGTCCTTTGTCTTTTATCTTCCTTACAGATTTCCATGCACATAATGCTCTACGTGTTTTCCCTTGACAATCTTCAGGATTGTATGAAAAGTCAGACTCTTGCAGATTATGAGTTTGTGGTATAAACCGTTTGAGCCACGCCTAACGCAAAACTAACAATGGTGTATAGTTAACGCCTCCCCATGGTCCCAACAAAGGCACACTGTGAAAATCTCCACATCTATATATCCCCACATTCAATGGCATCCATTGAGCCGTCCATATGACATTTTTAGAAGTCAATTTTGTAAAGAAAAACAACCAAGCCTCCTTCCTTGGATATGTTGCATCCCAAACTGTCATACCAAACTCACTTATTGTGTTGCGCATTAAGTTCCATGGCCTATTGAAATCTAACCATGGACACCTAAACTCTGCGGGAAATTTGATATGACTATGTatccaaatatataataaaagaacACAACAATTCAATTTTCCTTCCCCTTTATTTCTACAATGGTTAAGAGATCGAAAAGTTTCAGCTAGTATAGGTATAATAGGATTGACTCGTTCTATTTCAAAAAACAATTTGATCACTTTCCCATCAACATAACCCTCTTCCTTAGGAAAAATCTCCGCTCCGTAAATGCACAATGCCAAGAGTATACGATCTTTGTCTTCATCCATGTATATTTGCGTCATCTTTATTAGATAATCAAATGACACATTCTGttcctcgcccttaacttttaAATACTTTTGAATTTCTGTGGCATAGGTAGTTTCCAAAAACTTTGACAAGGTCCTTTTTGTTGTTTGCTCAGGgttaaagaaataaacaatttctctttctttttcaggTATGCTAAGCATAGCTTGATATTCTTCTATGGTTGGCAGTAAATATCATGACCCAATCATGAAACAACCATATGCTGGATCCCAAAAATTAATTATGGCTCTTATGGCAAAATATTTAACTGGTATGTACATCAACTCTACTATATGTCCATACTTCTTCGAGAACATGAATCTACGTTGAGGTGTCAATGCTTCTCAGATCATCTTTAGGTTCGCTAAATCATTTTGTGTAAAAGAGAGTTGTGGCACCTGCATAGTATTGATATTTGAGAAGAATTGTTTATACCGTCCCCAAATTTTTGTTGCATCTCTTCAGCCCATTTAAGAACATCACTTGGCTCATCAAACTTAGACTCAAAAGATGAATGCATCGATATATTGGACATCTTGGTGTTTCACAACTGTTTCTTTTTTGCACAATTATGACAAAGagaaaagacaaaaagaaaaaaaaaattgtcactTCACTTTgtacaaaataaaataggacataataaagacaaaaacaaaaacaataaaaataataaaaataaaactaataaaaataaaactaataaaaaaataaaaataaaataaaaagtaaaaagtaaaaagtaaaaattaaaaagtaataatacaaaaaggaaaataaaagaaataagaaaaaagaaaagcaaataaGTTTTTCATGCACTTTAGTTTGGTAATGAAAGTAAGCACtactcttattattattattttttgaaaaaaacattatttaattttagaaaatgtaaAAGTTTTCATGCACCTTTACAAGGTAAACACTACTCTCCTTTAAAGGATgtatgataaataattatttaaatcaaaCTTTTCCTAACATATCAATATTGTGATTgaacctttcttttctttttttttttttgtaaacaaagaaatatttatgatttaaaaattttagaaaaatgcaaaactttgtttagaaaaaaataaaaataacttcGACAATTTAACTTTCAGATAAAAATATGTCAAAATATAATGTCATGGTGTTGGTATCATCTAAACTCCTAGAAGAGGGGCCCTCAAATTTATTCCAAtattattttaagaaataacaaaagaattaatctGAGCGAGGATTTTTCATGTGCCTGCATGGGAGTCGAATCCCCTCGAAGATCAACACTACTCCATCTTCAATTCTAATCCTAAAAGGGTGTAGCCGGGTAGAGGGCTTGTGAGTGTGTGTAAAATGCATGATgacaaaattataataaatgtACCAA
This window encodes:
- the LOC127151151 gene encoding uncharacterized protein LOC127151151 — its product is MATDHLDLQQMEKKCLESFKEYAQRWRDMGIEVQPPLTDKEMTSMFMNTLWAPFYDRMVGNASPIFFDIIVIGERIEYGIKHWSYVLPHTVSETPKPVNSNSLRPFVQGQGSKTNSDTWRFDPIPMTYTELLPQLIQNRQLAPISMIPIQPPYPKWYDSNARCDYHARGAGHSTENCLALKRKVQSLINTGWLSFKKSGEKPNINENPLPNHENPKVNPVDDLVEKCKNEVHEIVMPTEALFEGLFEAEYVSREYLDPNIRYEKYDESKHCIFHQGVAGHVVQQCQKFRSKIQQLMDSKILTVYRGQEKDEKRDSKICSLMDEVLEKEDSFVPRPLAVFYQKSRNESTFYNPKKLTIQVPCPFKFEDLKAVPWRYDCQVITSPSVDNIIGISGITQSGRCYKPDNLTVPSDGLILEQGRKNEKRNVEHCEDQDVKMLIIAKDIEYKKLVMNEEENEFLKIVKQIFTDDKIPPEGLGHTKALHIQVKCKDYVIARCLVDNGSALNIMHKSTLLKLPMDMSHIKSSTMVVKAFDGHVEK